The following proteins come from a genomic window of Lachnoclostridium phytofermentans ISDg:
- a CDS encoding branched-chain amino acid ABC transporter permease — MEKNKKRRNLINAVIAFAAIILGYMAVYFMMEGNILSRQMTSLIPRIGINIILAVSLSITVGLLGELSLGHAGFMAIGAYSSAIFTTQAVGLPGFLSFIIALLIGGIMAALFGVITGIPVLRLRGDYLAIVTLAFTEIIRSIINSMSITGGAMGLSKIPDYANYTWIYIFGILTILVAVNLKNSRHGRAILSVRENYVAAEAMGIPVTKFKILAFTIAAFFAGIAGALYAHTYSVLRPNSFDYNKSIDILIFVVLGGMGNIPGTIVATILLTYLPEKFREFGDYRMLTYALALIIIMILNSGEMKEKIKGFFGKIVPFGKVKPKKLQEKKGEH, encoded by the coding sequence ATGGAGAAGAATAAGAAAAGACGGAATCTAATAAATGCGGTGATTGCTTTTGCTGCAATTATCCTTGGATATATGGCTGTTTATTTCATGATGGAAGGGAATATCTTAAGCCGTCAGATGACATCCTTAATACCTAGAATTGGAATTAACATTATTCTAGCGGTATCCTTAAGTATTACGGTAGGATTATTAGGGGAATTGTCTCTTGGTCATGCTGGATTTATGGCGATAGGAGCTTATTCCAGTGCTATCTTTACTACGCAGGCGGTAGGACTCCCAGGATTTTTATCCTTTATCATAGCACTTCTCATTGGTGGTATTATGGCTGCATTATTTGGCGTGATTACTGGAATACCAGTACTTCGTTTACGTGGGGATTACCTTGCGATTGTTACTCTGGCTTTTACAGAAATTATTCGTTCTATCATCAATTCTATGTCAATTACTGGTGGTGCAATGGGATTATCTAAGATTCCGGATTATGCGAATTATACTTGGATTTATATCTTTGGTATCTTAACAATTTTGGTAGCGGTAAATTTAAAGAATTCAAGGCATGGAAGAGCGATTCTATCCGTTCGTGAGAATTATGTAGCAGCTGAAGCTATGGGAATACCTGTTACTAAGTTTAAGATTCTCGCATTTACAATAGCAGCTTTTTTTGCTGGAATAGCTGGTGCATTATATGCGCATACCTATAGTGTACTACGACCTAATAGTTTTGATTATAACAAATCAATTGATATATTAATATTTGTTGTACTTGGTGGTATGGGAAATATTCCGGGTACTATCGTTGCAACGATTCTTTTAACCTACCTTCCGGAGAAATTCCGTGAGTTTGGTGACTACCGTATGCTAACGTATGCACTTGCATTGATAATTATTATGATTCTTAATTCTGGTGAGATGAAAGAAAAGATAAAAGGTTTCTTTGGAAAAATAGTACCCTTTGGTAAAGTAAAACCGAAAAAATTACAGGAAAAGAAAGGAGAGCACTAA
- a CDS encoding FeoA family protein — translation MTLVDGKANKTYTVHNIQLAKETEIRLKALGLTDGTKIEVLNNKRGGSVIFNVRGTRLAVGKKIAEAIHIEES, via the coding sequence ATGACACTAGTGGATGGGAAGGCAAACAAGACCTATACAGTGCATAACATTCAGTTGGCAAAAGAGACGGAAATCCGTTTGAAAGCGCTTGGCTTAACCGATGGCACAAAGATTGAGGTTTTAAATAATAAACGTGGTGGCTCTGTTATTTTCAATGTACGTGGAACCAGACTTGCAGTGGGAAAGAAGATCGCAGAAGCAATTCATATCGAGGAAAGTTAA
- the hisC gene encoding histidinol-phosphate transaminase, whose amino-acid sequence MRAWEKNIRQVTPYVAGEQPKDLNKIKLNTNENPYPPTKNIKDALKHQSEMLRLYPDTEATVLVEELAKFYELDKDQIFVGVGSDDVLAMSFLTFFNSDKPILFPDITYSFYDVWANLYRIPYERPALDENFHIRKEDYYKVNGGIVIANPNAPTSISEDLSVIEDIVANNQDSIVIVDEAYVDFGGQSALPLLKKYDNLVVVQTFSKSRSMAGMRIGFAMANKELITALKNVKESYNSYTMNYPSIVCGAEAVKDKEYFYETLDKIIATRERVKSELIEFGFQMPDSKTNFLFITHEKVAAKDLFDALRKEHIYVRYFNKPRISNYLRVSIGTDEEMNEFLRVVRNIV is encoded by the coding sequence ATGAGAGCATGGGAAAAGAATATAAGACAGGTTACACCTTATGTGGCAGGTGAGCAGCCAAAAGATTTGAATAAAATAAAGTTAAATACGAACGAGAATCCTTATCCACCAACAAAGAATATCAAAGACGCTTTAAAACATCAATCTGAAATGCTTAGATTATATCCAGATACAGAAGCAACCGTTCTTGTGGAAGAACTGGCGAAATTTTATGAACTTGATAAAGATCAAATCTTTGTAGGAGTAGGTTCTGATGATGTGCTTGCAATGTCATTTTTGACCTTTTTTAACTCCGATAAACCGATATTGTTCCCCGACATAACCTACTCTTTTTATGATGTATGGGCGAATTTATACCGAATTCCTTATGAAAGACCAGCATTAGATGAGAATTTCCACATAAGAAAAGAAGATTATTACAAGGTAAATGGAGGTATCGTAATAGCGAATCCGAATGCTCCAACCTCTATCTCTGAGGATCTTAGTGTAATCGAGGATATCGTCGCCAATAATCAGGATTCGATTGTAATCGTAGATGAAGCATATGTTGATTTTGGCGGTCAAAGTGCATTGCCGTTGTTAAAAAAATATGATAATTTGGTCGTGGTACAAACATTTTCTAAGTCAAGGTCAATGGCAGGTATGCGAATTGGATTTGCAATGGCAAATAAAGAACTAATCACAGCTCTAAAGAATGTAAAAGAATCTTATAATTCATATACCATGAATTATCCTTCCATAGTATGTGGGGCAGAGGCAGTAAAAGATAAGGAATATTTTTATGAGACACTTGATAAGATTATAGCAACAAGAGAGCGTGTGAAGAGTGAACTAATTGAATTCGGTTTTCAAATGCCGGATTCTAAAACGAACTTCTTATTTATTACCCATGAGAAAGTCGCAGCGAAGGATTTATTCGATGCGCTAAGAAAAGAGCACATTTACGTGAGATACTTTAATAAACCAAGGATTTCTAACTATCTTCGAGTCAGCATCGGAACTGATGAGGAGATGAATGAGTTTCTTAGGGTAGTAAGAAATATAGTCTAA
- a CDS encoding ABC transporter ATP-binding protein, whose protein sequence is MALLEVKNLGISFGGLRAVDQVKFSIKEGQLYGLIGPNGAGKTTLFNLLTGVYQPTDGSIILEGMRLNGKKPVQINQAGIARTFQNIRLFKKMTVLDNVKVALHNQVHYSLFQALFKLPSYWKKEKQMDKMALEILEVFDLDKQAEVLASNLPYGKQRKLEIARALATNPKLLLLDEPAAGMNPNETEELMRTIRLVRDRYKITILLIEHDMKLVTGICEEILVLNFGMELSKGTPSEVLNNPEVITAYLGE, encoded by the coding sequence ATGGCATTATTGGAAGTAAAGAATTTAGGTATCTCCTTTGGTGGTTTAAGAGCAGTAGACCAAGTTAAATTTTCTATCAAGGAAGGTCAATTATATGGATTAATTGGACCAAACGGAGCTGGGAAAACTACCCTATTTAATTTATTAACTGGAGTATACCAACCAACAGATGGTAGTATTATATTAGAGGGTATGAGATTAAATGGAAAGAAACCGGTTCAAATTAACCAAGCCGGAATCGCAAGAACATTTCAAAATATACGATTGTTTAAAAAGATGACAGTACTTGATAATGTAAAAGTAGCCTTACACAATCAGGTACACTACTCCTTATTCCAGGCATTATTTAAACTTCCGTCGTATTGGAAGAAAGAAAAGCAAATGGATAAGATGGCACTTGAGATCCTTGAGGTATTTGACCTTGATAAGCAAGCGGAGGTTTTAGCTTCTAATCTTCCTTATGGTAAGCAACGTAAATTAGAAATTGCGAGAGCACTAGCTACAAATCCAAAGCTACTGCTTCTTGATGAGCCAGCAGCAGGTATGAATCCGAATGAAACAGAAGAGCTGATGCGAACAATTCGTTTAGTAAGAGACCGTTATAAAATAACTATTCTTTTAATTGAGCATGATATGAAACTTGTGACAGGTATCTGTGAGGAGATATTGGTACTAAACTTCGGTATGGAATTATCAAAAGGAACACCGTCTGAGGTTTTAAATAACCCTGAAGTTATTACCGCATATCTTGGCGAATGA
- a CDS encoding branched-chain amino acid ABC transporter permease encodes MVFIEQLINGLRTGSIFALIAIGYTMVYGIAKMINFAHGDIIMVGAYSLYIFIEKLNLPPVVAVIFTMLVCTILGITIEKVAYKPLRKAPSLAVLITAIGVSYLLQSVALLIFKATPIPFSTFIEVPALHIGKITISGITIVTFIVTTVCMILLTLFVNHTKIGSAMRAVSEDKQAAQLMGINVNRTISITFAIGSMLAAIAGILFISQYPSLRPTLGTLPGIKAFVAAVFGGIGSIPGAMLGGLLLGVIESLSKAYISTELADAIVFGILVLVLLVKPSGLLGKNRIEKV; translated from the coding sequence ATGGTTTTTATAGAACAATTGATTAATGGATTAAGAACTGGAAGTATATTTGCTTTGATAGCAATCGGTTATACCATGGTTTATGGTATCGCAAAGATGATTAACTTCGCGCATGGTGACATTATCATGGTGGGAGCATATTCTTTATATATATTTATTGAAAAACTTAACCTACCTCCAGTAGTAGCAGTTATATTTACAATGTTAGTATGCACCATACTTGGTATTACCATTGAAAAAGTGGCATACAAACCACTACGTAAGGCTCCATCCTTAGCGGTTTTAATTACTGCTATCGGTGTTAGTTACTTATTACAAAGTGTAGCTCTTTTGATATTTAAAGCTACTCCAATTCCTTTTTCTACTTTTATTGAGGTACCTGCTTTACATATCGGGAAAATAACCATTTCTGGTATTACGATAGTTACCTTTATAGTAACTACAGTATGCATGATTTTACTAACCTTATTTGTTAATCATACGAAGATTGGTAGTGCAATGAGAGCAGTATCGGAAGATAAACAGGCTGCGCAGCTTATGGGAATTAACGTGAATCGAACCATATCGATTACGTTTGCAATTGGGTCCATGCTTGCAGCAATAGCTGGTATCCTTTTTATTAGTCAGTATCCATCTCTAAGACCAACGCTTGGAACCTTGCCAGGTATCAAAGCTTTCGTTGCAGCGGTATTTGGTGGTATTGGTAGTATTCCGGGAGCTATGCTTGGTGGACTTTTATTAGGTGTAATTGAAAGCTTAAGTAAAGCATATATCTCAACAGAACTTGCAGATGCTATCGTATTTGGCATTCTTGTACTTGTCTTACTTGTAAAACCATCTGGGTTACTTGGCAAGAATAGAATTGAGAAGGTGTAG
- a CDS encoding DUF2085 domain-containing protein, whose product MKISIRKKHDEMWKKLMRVGEYTGCHQKPERSFFYHGYQFPVCARCTGVIIGYLIAIPCYLLFGFHKKLSITGALIMFADWAIQQSKIKESTNKRRFLTGIAGGFSIMSIQIKILSMIKNKLFS is encoded by the coding sequence ATGAAAATTAGCATACGTAAGAAACATGATGAGATGTGGAAAAAGTTAATGAGAGTTGGAGAGTACACAGGATGTCATCAAAAGCCGGAGAGAAGTTTTTTTTATCATGGATATCAGTTTCCGGTATGCGCGCGTTGTACCGGTGTTATCATAGGTTATCTAATTGCAATACCATGCTATCTTCTCTTTGGGTTTCATAAAAAGCTTTCCATCACTGGAGCCTTGATAATGTTTGCGGATTGGGCGATACAGCAATCAAAAATTAAGGAGTCAACAAATAAAAGAAGATTCTTAACTGGAATTGCAGGTGGATTCTCTATTATGTCAATCCAAATTAAGATACTTTCAATGATAAAAAATAAGCTATTTTCCTAA
- a CDS encoding response regulator, which yields MKILIAEDDFASRKFMLRFLSQYGECDITVDGMEAVDAFTMALESNEPYDLVCLDIMMPALDGYQALKGIRDLEKEKGIPEEKQAKIIMTTALSEGRNVTKAFELGCVAYAGKPIDQTKFENVLKKLELL from the coding sequence GTGAAGATACTAATAGCGGAAGATGATTTTGCAAGTAGAAAGTTTATGCTTCGATTTTTATCGCAATACGGGGAATGTGATATTACCGTAGATGGGATGGAAGCAGTAGATGCCTTTACGATGGCGCTTGAATCAAATGAACCATACGATTTAGTTTGCCTTGATATTATGATGCCAGCATTGGATGGTTATCAAGCATTAAAGGGAATCCGTGATTTAGAAAAGGAAAAGGGAATTCCTGAAGAAAAACAGGCAAAGATTATTATGACTACAGCTCTAAGTGAAGGAAGAAATGTTACTAAAGCCTTCGAACTTGGTTGTGTTGCTTATGCAGGTAAACCAATCGACCAAACAAAGTTTGAGAATGTATTAAAGAAATTAGAATTACTGTAA
- a CDS encoding ABC transporter ATP-binding protein: MAMLTINDLDVYYGVIQAIKGVSFTVNEGEVIALIGANGAGKTTILHTITGLVTPKHGSIDFEGHNLLKTPAHKIVSLGMAHVPEGRRIFAELTVFENLMMGAYSRKDNAEISKTLTEVYQRFPRLAERKKQIAGTLSGGEQQMLAMGRALMSKPKIMLLDEPSMGLSPLFVSEIFHIIQEISKNGTTVLLVEQNAKKALSIANRAYVLETGKIVLSGDANEMMNNDSVKKAYLGE; the protein is encoded by the coding sequence ATGGCAATGTTGACAATAAATGATTTAGATGTATACTATGGAGTAATTCAAGCAATTAAGGGTGTCTCCTTCACAGTAAATGAAGGAGAAGTTATTGCTTTGATTGGTGCCAATGGAGCTGGTAAGACCACAATCCTACATACGATTACTGGCTTAGTGACTCCTAAACATGGCAGTATCGATTTTGAAGGACACAATTTATTAAAAACACCAGCACATAAGATTGTTTCGCTTGGTATGGCACATGTACCGGAAGGCCGAAGAATCTTTGCAGAGCTTACGGTATTTGAGAATCTTATGATGGGTGCTTATAGTAGAAAAGATAATGCAGAGATTTCGAAAACCTTGACAGAAGTGTATCAGCGTTTTCCAAGACTAGCTGAACGTAAAAAACAAATTGCCGGAACTTTATCCGGAGGGGAGCAGCAAATGCTTGCTATGGGGCGTGCACTCATGTCTAAGCCAAAAATTATGTTATTAGACGAACCTTCCATGGGGTTATCCCCTTTATTTGTTTCAGAAATATTTCATATCATACAAGAGATAAGTAAGAATGGAACTACAGTATTATTGGTAGAACAGAATGCAAAAAAAGCTCTTTCTATTGCCAATAGAGCTTATGTACTGGAAACTGGTAAAATTGTTTTATCTGGTGATGCGAATGAGATGATGAATAATGACTCTGTTAAAAAAGCTTACCTAGGAGAATAA
- a CDS encoding pyridoxal phosphate-dependent aminotransferase yields MISSKMVDLVKNSSVIRAMFEEGKKLAAKYGSENVYDFSLGNPSVEPPERVKEAIIEVLNEENQNLIHGYPNNSGYEDVREKVANHINQKFDTKYCHDNIVMTVGAAGGLNVIFKTLLNPSDEVIVFAPFFGEYRNYVSNYDGSLVVVSPNTKDFQPNLEEFKDKITAKTKAVIVNTPNNPTGVVYSEETIKKLAGILEEKQEEYKTSIYLISDEPYRELVYDGVEVPYLTKYYKNTIVGYSFSKSLSLPGERIGYLVLPDELDDAGDIKAAANVATRILGFVNAPSLIQRAVSRCLDAEVDVEIYNRNRELLYQSLLSYGYECIKPEGAFYLFVKALEEDDKAFVEKAKAHNILIVPGFSFGCPGYFRLAYCVDYDMIKRALPHFEQLAKEYGF; encoded by the coding sequence ATGATATCAAGCAAAATGGTAGATTTGGTGAAAAATAGTTCGGTAATCCGTGCGATGTTTGAAGAAGGAAAGAAGTTGGCAGCTAAATACGGTTCAGAGAATGTATATGATTTTAGTTTAGGAAACCCAAGCGTAGAGCCACCAGAAAGAGTGAAAGAAGCAATTATCGAAGTTCTTAATGAAGAGAACCAGAATCTTATCCATGGATATCCGAATAATTCTGGTTATGAAGACGTCCGTGAAAAGGTTGCAAATCATATCAATCAAAAGTTTGATACCAAGTACTGCCATGACAATATCGTGATGACGGTTGGTGCAGCAGGTGGATTAAATGTTATTTTTAAAACTCTATTAAATCCATCCGATGAAGTAATAGTGTTTGCTCCATTTTTTGGTGAGTATCGTAACTATGTTAGCAATTACGATGGTAGTCTTGTGGTGGTATCTCCGAATACAAAAGATTTCCAGCCTAACTTAGAGGAATTTAAGGATAAAATAACAGCTAAGACAAAAGCAGTGATTGTTAACACTCCAAATAATCCGACCGGTGTTGTATATTCTGAGGAGACCATTAAAAAATTGGCTGGTATCTTAGAGGAAAAGCAGGAGGAATATAAAACTTCCATCTATTTGATTTCCGATGAACCTTATCGTGAACTTGTATATGATGGGGTAGAGGTTCCTTATCTTACGAAATACTATAAGAATACGATCGTTGGGTATTCGTTTAGTAAATCCTTATCTCTTCCAGGAGAGCGAATTGGTTATCTTGTCCTACCAGATGAACTTGATGATGCTGGTGATATAAAGGCAGCAGCAAACGTAGCTACCAGAATCCTTGGTTTTGTAAATGCACCATCCCTCATACAACGTGCGGTGTCTCGTTGTTTGGATGCGGAGGTTGACGTAGAAATCTACAATAGAAACAGAGAACTTTTGTATCAAAGTTTATTGTCTTATGGTTATGAGTGTATTAAACCAGAGGGGGCATTTTATTTATTTGTAAAAGCCTTAGAAGAGGATGATAAGGCATTTGTAGAAAAGGCAAAGGCACATAACATATTAATTGTACCTGGATTTTCTTTTGGATGCCCAGGATATTTCCGCTTAGCGTATTGTGTCGATTATGATATGATAAAACGTGCGCTACCTCATTTTGAGCAGTTAGCGAAGGAATATGGTTTTTAA
- a CDS encoding cytidylate kinase-like family protein, which translates to MFMSEKFVITIARGYGSGGRTIGKMLAERLKVHYYDRELMRLASDKSGINEELFVRADEMVKKSLLFRVARKEYRGELIPPDSDDFVSNDNLFNYQAKVIKELANETSCVMVGRCADYVLKDVDHVIKVFVHAPFDDCVKTVMGLDGLSKEEASRKITSIDKHRAEYYKYYTGRDWKSAENYDLCLNSSKLGFEKCVDMVIDYMDIRLK; encoded by the coding sequence ATGTTTATGAGTGAAAAATTTGTAATCACAATAGCACGCGGTTACGGTAGCGGTGGTAGAACGATAGGAAAGATGTTAGCGGAACGCCTAAAAGTTCATTATTATGATCGGGAACTAATGAGACTAGCATCGGATAAGAGTGGAATCAATGAGGAATTGTTTGTGAGAGCAGACGAGATGGTAAAGAAAAGCTTACTATTTCGAGTTGCTAGGAAAGAATATAGAGGAGAATTAATTCCGCCAGATTCCGATGATTTTGTATCGAATGACAACTTATTTAATTATCAAGCTAAGGTAATTAAGGAGTTAGCGAATGAAACATCTTGTGTTATGGTTGGCCGTTGTGCAGATTATGTATTAAAAGATGTAGATCATGTCATTAAGGTATTTGTGCATGCCCCATTTGACGACTGTGTTAAAACAGTGATGGGATTAGATGGTCTCTCGAAAGAAGAGGCATCAAGGAAAATAACATCGATTGACAAACACCGTGCTGAGTATTATAAATATTACACAGGTAGGGACTGGAAGAGTGCGGAGAATTATGACTTGTGCCTAAATAGTAGTAAATTAGGGTTCGAAAAGTGTGTTGATATGGTAATTGACTACATGGATATTCGTTTGAAGTAA